A genomic region of Glycine max cultivar Williams 82 chromosome 15, Glycine_max_v4.0, whole genome shotgun sequence contains the following coding sequences:
- the LOC100799984 gene encoding chaperone protein DnaJ, whose protein sequence is MGDHPRSQPLDLHHLFKIKNKSLKDVSKAYKSLVSKRHHHDKKNPEEPITPPRFEENDNKRVDEDIWSPKFLSRAASRRSKTPTLKSRPMSRHGSRRCTTPTSLSRSSSSSGRRSATEIAASSLKRIMSRRGSPASLSSKLNISEPKLTNHVASPTKDADACLKTTRKPEYIPAVSLSSNLSCRLTTPIIFSQTTARRKPPEVERKLHCTLENLCFGCIKKIKVTRDVIKYPGVIIQEEEILKIEVKPGWRKGTKITFEGVGDEKPGYLPSDIVFLIDEKKHPLFRREGNDLEICVEIPLVDALTGCFISIPLLGGENMGLSFENNVIYPGYEKVIKGQGMPNPKNNGIRGDLHVKFFIEFPTELSEEQRKEAASILQDCC, encoded by the exons ATGGGAGATCACCCACGTTCTCAACCATTGGATTTGCACCACCtctttaagattaaaaataaatcctTGAAAGACGTTAGCAAGGCTTACAAATCGCTTGTATCCAAAAGACACCACCATGACAAGAAAAACCCCGAG GAGCCAATAACACCCCCAAGGTTTGaggaaaatgataataaaagagTGGATGAAGACATTTGGAGTCCTAAATTTTTGTCAAGGGCTGCAAGTAGAAGATCTAAAACACCAACACTAAAATCAAGGCCTATGTCAAGGCATGGAAGCAGGCGATGCACAACACCAACCTCTCTATCAAGAAGTTCTTCTAGTTCTGGTCGAAGGAGTGCCACCGAAATTGCTGCATCATCTCTCAAAAGGATTATGAGCAGAAGGGGTTCCCCGGCTTCTTTGTCAAGTAAGTTGAACATCTCTGAACCTAAGTTAACCAACCATGTAGCGTCTCCAACAaaagatgcagatgcatgcttAAAGACCACCCGAAAGCCTGAATACATCCCTGCAGTCTCTCTGTCAAGCAATCTGAGTTGTAGGTTAACAACACCTATCATATTTTCACAGACAACAGCTAGAAGGAAACCCCCAGAAGTTGAGAGAAAGCTGCATTGCACGCTCGAGAATTTATGCTTTGGAtgcataaaaaagattaaagttACTAGAGATGTCATCAAATATCCCGG GGTAATTATCCAAGAAGAGGAGATTTTGAAAATTGAGGTGAAGCCGGGATGGAGAAAAGGAACAAAGATTACATTTGAAGGAGTAGGTGATGAGAAACCTGGATACCTCCCTTCTGATATAGTATTCTTGATTGATGAAAAAAAGCACCCTTTGTTTAGGAGAGAAGGCAATGATTTGGAAATATGTGTTGAGATTCCTCTAGTAGATGCACTAACAGGCTGCTTCATATCAATCCCTCTATTAGGAGGGGAGAATATGGGTTTGTCATTCGAGAATAATGTCATATACCCAGGATATGAGAAGGTTATCAAAGGTCAAGGAATGCCAAACCCCAAAAATAACGGGATAAGAGGTGATCTTCATGTCAAATTCTTCATTGAATTCCCCACAGAATTAAGTGAAGAACAACGGAAAGAAGCTGCTAGTATCCTGCAAGATTGTTGCTAA